Part of the Zingiber officinale cultivar Zhangliang chromosome 8A, Zo_v1.1, whole genome shotgun sequence genome, ataaaaatattagagaaaatagaaataaataaataaataatatgggAAATATTTTTGTGGTTTGAACAGAATTCTTAGGAAtaaatatttttaccaaaattaattttcaaaagtaatAATCTTTATCAATTAATCCTCAGTTTTGGTAAAAATaactgaaattttatttttatattttaaaaaattctgataATTTTTATAAATGACAAATATAAGGATTCTAAATATGACAAAAAATTTCACAAAtagaatattattattttaaccataataaatatttttaaatagaaatagttattttaaaatttaattatttaaaaatatatttttatttcaaaaaaaatcttgTTAATTTTTATAAGCATTCAAAATACAACGGTCATTTtccaaaaaatcaattttctcaaaattaaactttggaaaagattaaaattttaaaattctatttttcgataaaaattcataaaaattatataagggtcaagaaaaaatttaaattttttttcttggaatAGATAGCCTCTTAGTTTACCAtgggaaaaaaatttaaacaaaaatcatcgaactcaaaaaaaaaaaattctaatgtatttaataatttaattaagctaATTTTTAGCATGcatataaaatcaatttaatcGGTTAGAATATATTTAGGAACTCAAAATAAATTTCTACCTactagattaattaattatttttttaaaatataatttctaagtatttttataatttgaccctATCAgattctaatataccaatttagtcctctagtatttttaaaattatacatTGATAAACAAAATTGAGCATTCATAATTCTTTTTCAAtatttctatttattcttttaattttgaattttccatttGAACTTTATCAAAATTCTAATAAACATGTTTTagctaagttaatttttaattcaatGTTATCATTTTTAAATTCACATACTTGGTTCATAATTTATATAGAGATATAGATAATATCTATATTACATCATAAAGTTGATCAGCGAGAGTAGTACATCACTACTATGTTGGACTCGTAGTTCAATACTCCTCTTTTATTGATGCTTTTGATGCTTATCTCgaatgagctttctgtgtcttcatcttgatgacttgccataagTGCAAGTCCAGCGTAGGCCTCAATCTCGGACTCTGATGACGACTCATCCCACATGACTtctagggtgcgtttggttcaggaTTATCTtcgataaccttggttatccattcaaggttatcaaggataaccttgtttggtttaaatAATTGATGATTCCTAAGTTATGATGTATGTCTGACACATCAGTAATTTGGACATATAATCCGGAATCACAAAACCTCATAAAAATGAGATTTTctttgattccggggttaacaaaaattttaaaacaaaattacccTTAATTATTTACCGTTTGAGACAAAAATCACCCTACAAATTTATCAAATTTCAATCTGCAACTCGGATATAGCTTCccgattcaaaaaaaaaaaccctatagCTAGTGTTCAAATTTATCAAATTTCAATCTGCCACTCGGATATAGCTTCccgattcaaaaaaaaaaaaaaaccctatagCTAGTGTTCGCCGCTCCTCTCGCGCACAACTTTTCCCTCTCGTGGTGATTCTCCCTCTCGCAGCGATCTAGCAGCGCTCCTCTCGCGGCGATCCTCCCTCTTGCGCACAGCTTTTCCCTCTCGCGGCGTTCCTCCCTCTCGCGCCGCTCCTCTCGCGCAGAGTATTTGATTTCATTGCTTCTCCTTGGATACCAGAGAGGATAACTAGTTCCATCAGAGAAATGAAGATTAATATTTTTCTTGGCTGTGCAGCCTATCAGTCCATTAGGAACTAGTTGTCAAGAATCGAGAGGTCACAAACTTGAGTTGTGAAATGAGCCATTATGTAGGTTGAACAAACACTAGATCAATGCCGAAATTTGGAGGAAGATTTGATACTTCTTTATGGAGTAAGATCCGTAACTATTTTTTCAATCCTTGGTTTCTTTCCTCTTATTTCTCTCCCTGTtaagaccaaaaaaaaaaaaagaagaagaaagtgtagCATGTAAGATTGTAAATGCAAGCTTAAGGATTTTATTCATAGCTATTCATTAGTTTGCTTCCATGTCAACCAGGTATATTGAAGCAGTGGAGAATCATATGCCACAAGTTATTGTGATTGATGAAATTGGAACTAAACTTGAAGCAATAGCTGCTAGCACCATCGCCCAACGTGGTATCCAGCTTGCTGCCACTGCCCATGGAGTAACAATAGAGAATTTGATAATGAATCCTTCCTTGGAGATGCTTGTGGGAGGAATACAAGTACGTgttataaattaattatgtttgTATTTCTTAACATAAGCTTAATTAAATTTATGACCTAGTAACAGTTGATGCATCAAATTTGCATAATTCTATTAATGTAGATATGATAGCAAATTTTGCTTCATTTCAACAGAATGTTATTTGCTACTTTTTGCTCTCCGTTTTAGACACACACACATacacatataaattataaatgaattaaaataagttattttaaataggCTTACTATAAGACTAATTTGTTATAGTGATGATTGTCCTTAAGAGTGTTACACTAGGTGACAAGAAGCAAGCAGAAGAGGTATCCAAAAGACTGTTCTGGAGCACAAAGGACCCTCAACATTTTCATGTGCTGCGGAGATTGTCTCAAAGATTGAAGTACGAGTACATCATAGTCAAGAAGCCACAGTAGATGCACTTCTTGCAGGTTATTAAGCTTTATGTTTTCGTCCAACCAGGCCTTATAAGACAGTATAATTCTTTGTGAAGTTCTACCCTATTTCTCTTTTACTGTGCTTTGAAAGTTGACAAGGCAGCATCAAGGGGCTCATTTACTTTTATCCAAAATGAAATCCATCCAAAATGAATTAGATAGTTGAATTAGATTGTTGGTACTTATATTTTGATATACTTTTGGACAATTATGATACtattttgatcaaaacttattGGATGAATATCATTTTAGATTGAACTTGATGATAGTATGTTATTTTCTGTTTGTATTTCTGTTTGATGATAGTATGTATTTGTTGTCTGTATTGCTGGTTCAAAAATGTTTACATCATGACCTTCAATGGTTGAGTCTCATCTACTTGATCGTAAACTACAAATACCCTTGTAGAAAATTTATGAACCAATGGTTCCACTGCCAAATTGTTAAATACTGCCAAATTGTTTCTTTTTTCatgaaaagatagaaaatttatgAACCAATTTTGATACTACACCTTACTGATTTTTCAGAGAAAAGGGCATgatctatttttttcttcttctccctttTCCTGGTTAGGATATGTGAACCTATACATTGTGATAGTGATTTGCACTAACTTGAATTGCTGGATATTCAACTTCATACGGAATTAGCTGACTACATATTACTAACTTGTTAAGCAACAAATTCTGAGAACAAACAATCTTCTATATTATAGAATCTCAAAGCCTCTTCTCGATCGAATGAAATATGGTGCTTCTCGACTCAAGAATTTCAAGAAAGCAAAGACAGCAAAGAATGCAAATTCCCGGAATAATGCTAGTCCAGATTATCATAGTGATAGACGTTTGTTTGGTGATGAATGCGCATTTTGCCATTCGTTTCGAATTACAAAGGTGATGTATATGTGAAGTATTGTCCTTCCCCTTTGTACTCAggttaaattttagttaattcaTGGTGTTATTCTGATCCTTTGAGATAGTAATTGTTTTTGCAGTGGATATTCTgcaacaatattttttttttacaaattggcATTTGCAGGCTTCTAGACCTATGTATTGCTACAAAGATGGAAAACTCACTGCATTGGAGGAAGCAAACCAACCTGATGGAATATATGTTCATGAAAAGTGTGTTGTATGGCAAGTTATTTCTTCTATAGATGTTTCAGAATTATAGGATTTCAAAGTAATTGCGTATGATGATTTATTTTCTAGCTTGTCACATTCTTTCCACTAATTGTTACATCGCCAGTTAAATCCATATCTAGTGTTTATTCTTGTGCCTTTAGCAATTCCTTCTTATAATTTGGAGTTCTGGAGCTTAGATGGTTTATGCTTCTTCCTTACTGATCCTTTTTCTGTTTGGTGATTGTGTACTTGGGGCTCCCCAAGTGTATTTTTCTGGAGAAATCATGAAAAACTTTGAGTTAGAACTAAAGCGAGCATCAAAGTTAAAATGCAGCAAATGTGGGTTGAAAGGTGCTGCTCTTGGTTGTTATGATAACAACTGTCATTGTATTTTTGCTGGATTCTTGTTTTTTTTTGGGTCATAACGGAAGGTGAAGATGCATGCTGCATTTCGAATGCTATTTTCTCAATATGTTGGCAAGGCACTAATACAATCTATCTACTTATAGACATGTCTTGTGGATCAGCATACAATGCTCTATCTTTGTGGTAAAAGTAAACTGCAATGAATCAACTGATTTACAGAGAAAGACAAGCTACCACCATAGTGGTAACGCTTATTAAGATGTTAGCCATCTCAACTTCAGAAGAAAAAACAGAGAGAGGATTTCACAAGTCAAATAAGCCTTAATAACCttgattccaaaaaaaaaaattctccatcTAAGTGGCAATAACAACCTTTGAAATTCCAGACATTCAACTACCATCCGATTGAGACCGCCCTACTCCTCTCAGCTGGGCAAAAAAGAGTCTCTTTCGTTgtgatatatatttttaatatatatatatataaactgtaaaacaaaaaaaataaattaaataactgAATTCAATTCTATTCAATATCATGTATATCATGTGCTATCCTTTATAAGCATTAATACCTTttacataaaaaattatatatttaattaaaactatctaaaaataaaataataaaataataaacaaaaaatctaattttatatatatatatatataaatcaaagGTAATATGGTAAAATATCACGTTAGGTTATATACTAAAACCTCCAAACAAACACGATTTTACTGGATTACCTAAATTGTACCAAACAACCAATGGTTATGTTtcattccctataaccttggttatgtgattacttggtaatcatataactaaggttatgtatcataacttgaaccaaacacgccCTTAAATTTTTGTGCTTCATCAGTCTTGTCCCTTTGTCTTTTTCTTTCACCTTTTTCTTCAGCTTCGGGCAGTTGTTCTTGATATATCTTTCTTCTtagcaattgtagcaacgaacttTCCTTTTGCTTTGTAGTAATTTAGTTGTCTACTCCTTATATAACCAAAATTGTTGGTTTTAAAGAACATACTAAACttccttaccatgtatgcttcttcatTTTCGTCGAGCAATGATTTGAACTACGACTCGATCTTCTTGGCTTTTAGAGCAACGTTATTGTTTGACTTTTCTGTGTCTTTAAGACCTACACATCGAGACTCTTGAAGTTcgaacattgaaaataaattctCTAACGTAGTTACTTCAAAGTCCTTGGAAATATAGTAGGAGTTTACTATAGATGTCCATGTCGGTGTTCTCAGAAATGCATTTAAGACATATCTCAATGAATCTTGATTCATTACCGATTCACCGAGGTTGTTGAGTTTTGTGATCAGTTCTTTGATTTTGATGTGCAGTTGAGCtaccttttctccttcttctatcTGGAGGTTGCTTAGTCGATTTCAGAGGATGTCTCATCTTGCTAGCTTGGCCTCCAATGTCCTTTCATGCAGCTCCAGAAACTTCTCTCAAAGTTCTTTTACTTAGTCATAGgtgtcgatccggttgacttcttgaaatTGTAGCATGCTCAGAAGGTGGAACTCAACCTTACCGTTTGTCATGAACTTAGTCTGTTATTTTTTTGTTCCACTGATGTTCTTTCTTGTCTTCTCCATTCTCATCCTTAGgtactgcaaaaccatatttaatagaAAGTAAAATGTCGAAATCGGTTTTGAAGAATGCCTCTATTTTACGCTTTTTAAAGTGCGAACTCCCTCTCGAACTTTGATGGATAGATACTGGATTTGACTATCATTTTCATGCTTTAGCAAACGGTTAGTTCTTCTTAAGCGGTTTTACTTTAATATAATATCAATTGTAGGTCTAGGTAGGTCGACTAGAGTgggtgaatagccctaaaaaaagTTAAGAAAATctcttgttttttgaatttagcaaggacacaatattaattaaacaattaaaaaGAAATACATAAAATAAGTAAGATGACAAAGAAATTACTTGATTATAATCTAAATAGTTTTTAATCAAAGACAAATGAAAGTGCACTAAAGTTCTCCTTCGTTGAGGGCAGAATAGTCTCTTATAAACTTTGAAAGCTCACAAATGACTAATGAAATGAGTACAGTGATTATTGTTATAAACTTTGAGGATCAAGGCTCTATTTATATCCCACTAGTCGAAATTAGCCGTTGGCTGACATGACAGCTCCTGGGCGCCTGTATCGGTCCAGGCGCTAGATATGGTAGACTCAATCCACTCCTCAACGGCTTCTTTCCAATGGTTATCaacttctaggcgcctggaccaagtCCGGGCTCCTAGACAAGGTCAATTCCAAGTTGACATCGGGTGATTCTCAGTCGTCCAGAGTTGCGCTCATTTGAACTCAATTTCGGcattctcctcgagtagtcttcctccTTGGCTTCTCGTCCATCAGAAATACCGTGCACGTCCCTCTCGTCCGCcaatatactcttccgcagctccttATCCGtcagatgcatcgagcccgtcaaCTCACTTCTTGTATCATCCTTCTCGTCTGCTGCATCTTCCATTcgacttcttatattcctaagtTCTCGCACACTCAGATATAAAATATCAAAACtacataacctaacttaactcgattaaCTATATCAAAAATAATCTGGAATACTTACACCAACAAATCTTTCACTCTACCGTTTGTTTTAGTGGTCGAGATAACTACTCAAATTGTGTGTTCCATAACTAATATACTCATTGTTCGGTCGAATCTGAGTTCTACCAAATCAAGCTACTTTTCGACTCTGCTTAATATCCAAGCCTCTTGCTAACCTATGATCGAGCTAACTGAATGATCTCAAGCATTGTCGAACCTCCAATAAATTTTCATGACTCCTCACAGAGTAATCTCAATTTCATTTAAATTGATTCGAGTTCAATTTGAGACTTAGACTACTTGAGCCTCTTTTAATCAAGTCAAAAGGGCATCACATAGTCTCCTAGGTAATGGTGCATCAGTGGGacatttttttccaatttttcaaatatttaaggATGGAGTTCCAATTTTAGAtgaattaatatataattttttttaatgaacgaTTAATTTAAAAACACTGAATTGATTATGATCAAAACAAATTAGAATTGATTATGATCGAGGCAGATTATTAATCTCTTAGTCAATTACCTAATAAGGGTCAATTTTCGATATACAAATGTCATCGGAGACAAACTTTTGCTGCTctcataattttaataagttgACTATGTAATTTATCTTAtaaatgtaaaaataataataaaaaataaaattaaaaaaaaaatctaaccatCTGTTTACTGTAACGTCTCGTTCGACTCCAGTCCCCCATCTAAATTGCTGTTAAATTGGGTACGACGACCAGGACAGAACGGGGCACAACGACATCACGCTCAATAGGACGACGCTGCAGCTTTTACCAAAACGCTCAGGAATGATTTCAGATGTTTCTGGCCTTTCCACCCACCCTCCATCCAACTAATTACTTACCCACGGTACCATTCAATCGcaacatcaaaatttaaattttattaaaaataaatattttaaaatttaatttctgaatatataaaaattatattttgaatttatccATTAGGCAAACCAGACAAGAGCACTCGAattatcaatcaatcaatcaacatCCCCTTTGCTCTGCCGTtcgatttttctatttttttttatcaaacttcCAATTGGCCGAGGTTTTTCGTGTATGCTCGTTGATATCTCTCTCATCGTACGCATGATAAAAGTATTCAGTCTATAAAGTTCACTTTAATGTTGTGAAGAATTAGATGTCATCAAGATATATTGCCGCTAATCTGATCAAATAATTAAACAATAACGATCGATACACTTTGTGAAGCTAACGATCGATACACTTTGTGATGCTAACGCTCGATTGCTAATTACAGAAATCAAGTCATCGCGAAATACTGCGACTAGCAAGTTATCCTAAGTAACTAATCTTGGGATTTCTCCGGCGACGGCGACGCTAGCGAACAGCTCCGCTTTGAGTTGCTCTTGTGTGTAGATCCGGCTTGTCATCTTGACGGTGACCTGTTGGATCATCAGCTCCTTCACCACCGACACGTTGGCGCAGTTCACCTCCAGTTCAAGCTCGCGCAGCGCCGCCATCAGTCTCGCCGCCGGGTGGCGCCGCCGGTCGCTCTGCATCCGGATCATTGCTTCCCAACCCAAAATTTTCACCTCCAGCTCCAACTCGGACAACTCATCCGTGCGCTGTACCCCGTCGCTTCTGGATGAGGGGGCGGCGACGAGCGTTTCCTTCTGTATCTTGAAGGAAGCCAGATCGGCCTGCAACCTCCGTTTGTCGGCGTCGAGCTCCTGCACCTTTGAGCGGAGCTCGTTGATGTAGGTAACGGCGTCGGCGAGTAGTGACGCCTTGTCCATCTTGGACACGTTGGGCACCACGGAGCGCAGCGCGTAGAACCTCCGGTTCAGCTTCTCCCGCCGCTGCCGCTCTGCCTCCACGTGGTCCAGCGGCTCTTCGCGGCCGTTCGCCGGCTTCCTCCCCCGCTTTTTCGGCCTCTGCTTCTCCGGCTCCAGCACCGCAGTTCTGCTGGTCACATCCCGAGCCGAGGCCTCCAAGTCGGAGTGCTCCGAGCTGTCTCCGTCGAAGAATCCTTCCAACTTCATCACCGGAACAAGGGGCGCTGAGAGGAATACGTCGTCGCTTCTTGACGCAGACTTCTTGATCTCGTTGGAGATGTGTTTGCCGATGCAGAA contains:
- the LOC122011670 gene encoding protein SEEDLING PLASTID DEVELOPMENT 1-like, whose translation is MEYIEAVENHMPQVIVIDEIGTKLEAIAASTIAQRGIQLAATAHGVTIENLIMNPSLEMLVGGIQSVTLGDKKQAEEVSKRLFWSTKDPQHFHVLRRLSQRLKYEYIIVKKPQ